A single Merismopedia glauca CCAP 1448/3 DNA region contains:
- a CDS encoding FAD-binding oxidoreductase, which yields MTNKSDRSSNNALWGHKWGYADTSLKINEDRSVIMTGDRYALSGYKMPYLIPYIEELLDIKIELKDVLEEVKQAYITPPNCNADFTQAIADLFPAHQYSFEDSERLLHSHGQTTFEEVHKVLYSQLERLVDMVFYCESTADAQKLIELAIKYDVCLVPFGGGTSVSCALKLPLTETRAIVSVDMKRMNRLEWIDRENLRACFQAGITGKQLEAELRQHGFVCGHEPDSLELSTLGGWIATNASGMKKNRYGNIEQIVENITLLTPTGVIEQIAPTPRASMGMQLQNLLFGNEGNLGLIIQAVIKIHPLPQVTKYGSLIFPNFDLGVKFLYEVAHSGFIPASIRLVDNNQFRFGQALKPKSSSILAYLDKLKKFYVLKLRGFDPQQMVAATIVMEGAAEEVAYQQTNIYALAKKFQGLATGATNGQRGYMLTYAIAYLRDFLSSYYITGETFETSVPWSEIQQVCNAVAQQLQELHRQYNLPGKPYLSYRISQSYHTGVCIYFMFAVYIKGVEHPEVICGQIEHSLRQTIIANGGSISHHHGVGKIRQDFMKDTLSPASIELLRQIKKASDPQNIFGVRNNILAESDI from the coding sequence GCGGATACTTCTTTAAAAATTAATGAAGATCGCTCGGTAATTATGACAGGCGATCGCTATGCTTTATCGGGGTATAAAATGCCCTATCTAATCCCTTATATAGAAGAATTATTAGACATCAAAATCGAGCTAAAAGATGTCTTAGAAGAAGTAAAACAAGCTTATATTACACCGCCCAATTGCAATGCTGATTTTACTCAAGCGATCGCCGATTTATTTCCCGCCCATCAATATAGCTTTGAAGACTCAGAACGTCTGCTTCACAGTCACGGACAAACTACTTTTGAAGAAGTTCACAAAGTTCTATATTCTCAATTAGAACGCTTGGTAGATATGGTATTTTACTGTGAATCTACTGCCGATGCTCAGAAATTAATTGAACTAGCTATCAAGTATGATGTTTGTCTCGTACCCTTTGGTGGCGGAACTAGTGTTAGCTGTGCTTTAAAACTACCATTAACAGAAACTCGCGCGATCGTATCTGTAGATATGAAGCGGATGAATCGACTAGAGTGGATCGATCGCGAAAATCTCCGCGCTTGCTTTCAAGCAGGAATTACAGGTAAACAATTAGAAGCAGAATTACGCCAACACGGTTTTGTCTGCGGACACGAACCCGATAGTTTAGAATTATCCACTTTGGGAGGTTGGATTGCCACCAATGCTAGTGGAATGAAGAAAAACCGCTACGGTAATATCGAGCAAATAGTAGAAAATATTACCCTGCTGACACCAACAGGCGTAATCGAACAAATTGCACCAACCCCTCGCGCTTCGATGGGAATGCAGTTACAAAATCTCTTATTTGGCAATGAAGGTAATTTGGGACTGATTATCCAGGCTGTAATAAAGATTCATCCTCTCCCCCAGGTGACTAAGTACGGTTCGTTAATTTTCCCCAACTTCGATCTAGGGGTGAAATTTCTCTATGAAGTGGCGCACAGTGGCTTTATCCCTGCCAGTATCCGCTTGGTAGATAACAATCAGTTTCGTTTCGGTCAAGCCTTAAAACCCAAATCTAGTAGCATTCTAGCTTATCTTGACAAGCTCAAAAAATTCTACGTCCTGAAACTGCGGGGTTTCGATCCTCAACAAATGGTAGCTGCAACTATTGTCATGGAAGGTGCTGCTGAAGAGGTTGCTTATCAACAAACTAATATCTATGCTTTAGCTAAAAAATTTCAAGGGTTAGCTACAGGGGCGACTAACGGGCAACGAGGGTATATGCTGACTTATGCGATCGCCTATTTACGAGATTTTCTATCCTCTTATTATATTACTGGCGAAACATTTGAAACCTCTGTACCTTGGAGCGAAATTCAGCAGGTATGTAATGCTGTAGCGCAGCAACTTCAAGAACTACATCGTCAATATAATTTACCTGGAAAACCCTATCTTTCTTATCGCATCAGCCAGTCTTATCACACTGGAGTTTGTATCTATTTTATGTTTGCGGTTTATATCAAAGGAGTCGAACACCCAGAAGTAATTTGCGGTCAAATCGAGCATTCTTTACGACAAACTATTATTGCCAATGGTGGTTCTATTTCCCATCATCATGGAGTAGGTAAAATTCGTCAGGATTTTATGAAGGATACTCTATCTCCTGCTAGTATTGAATTGTTGCGTCAGATCAAGAAAGCTAGCGATCCTCAGAATATTTTCGGCGTTCGGAATAATATTTTAGCTGAAAGCGATATCTAA
- a CDS encoding mCpol domain-containing protein, with protein sequence MNVYQKFFKLILAGNTNVPAMINAIVRATLQARNDTQDSTLTFRQVHIFHTEQSLQALTASAAWEEALKHYEISSTRLVHHVAKIEDSNVDRFRDLVEQLRMIVNPLDNAQNYIDLTSGISSLKSILAVFAYVLDIENIYSLEIDFSDDPATRKKQAGLFYHELVQEAISIEYRKFPPIREFDTFGKLNYTEVLRHRSIIDELVGSLTSLLPTGLDLEHLRESLLSGVNSRLIGEVTQESYSYRHSIFASSAGVEEVANIILTIVKNADLENKTLGQKLDEVRDVFSKNPKYFVNTETLEYLTKLITSVRNDIAHPSSRNGYSKELTAIQSRLSSQLAFAFLQFTTKTLSSFLDQNGQLVNIQILEAPIEEEQTFFYFGFDGDSTGDYLDTAFSQSSEDEVRQRSQIVHGAISELKKLICKETRDHNSVVFAEGDNILFKARYQVSLLNELQRIYKDKTGLTGTIGYGKTLPEVALAMRLSKAKGGDSVMGIALKDPGEAGSSGSTAG encoded by the coding sequence ATGAACGTTTATCAAAAATTCTTCAAGCTTATTCTGGCAGGCAATACAAACGTGCCTGCAATGATAAATGCTATTGTTAGAGCCACTTTGCAAGCTCGAAATGATACGCAAGATAGTACCTTAACCTTCCGTCAAGTACATATTTTTCATACTGAGCAGTCATTACAAGCTCTTACAGCTTCAGCAGCTTGGGAAGAAGCTCTAAAACATTATGAAATTTCTTCAACTAGGTTGGTACATCATGTAGCGAAAATAGAAGATTCTAATGTTGATAGATTTAGAGATCTTGTAGAGCAGTTACGAATGATCGTTAACCCACTTGATAATGCACAAAACTATATCGATCTAACAAGTGGTATTTCATCTCTCAAGTCTATTCTTGCTGTCTTTGCTTATGTACTTGACATAGAAAATATTTATTCTTTAGAAATAGACTTCTCTGATGATCCAGCCACCAGAAAAAAACAAGCTGGTCTTTTTTACCATGAGTTAGTGCAAGAAGCTATAAGCATAGAATATCGCAAGTTCCCACCTATAAGGGAGTTTGATACTTTTGGAAAATTGAACTACACAGAGGTTTTACGTCATCGGTCAATTATTGATGAGCTTGTAGGTAGTTTGACAAGCTTATTACCTACCGGACTTGATCTTGAACATTTACGAGAGTCACTATTATCTGGAGTGAATTCTCGTTTAATCGGTGAAGTTACTCAAGAATCTTATAGTTATCGCCACTCCATTTTTGCCTCTTCTGCGGGCGTTGAAGAGGTTGCAAATATTATCCTGACCATCGTGAAAAATGCTGATTTGGAGAATAAAACACTTGGTCAGAAGTTGGATGAAGTGAGGGATGTTTTTTCTAAAAATCCCAAGTACTTTGTTAACACTGAAACATTGGAGTACCTTACTAAATTAATTACTTCAGTCAGGAATGATATTGCCCATCCTTCCTCAAGAAATGGTTATTCAAAAGAATTAACAGCTATTCAGTCTCGATTGTCCTCCCAGTTGGCATTTGCGTTTCTGCAATTTACGACAAAAACGCTGAGTTCTTTTCTAGATCAAAATGGTCAACTTGTAAACATTCAAATTCTCGAAGCTCCAATTGAGGAAGAGCAGACATTTTTTTACTTTGGCTTCGACGGTGATTCTACTGGTGACTACCTAGATACGGCATTTAGTCAGTCGAGTGAGGATGAAGTAAGACAGCGAAGCCAAATAGTACATGGTGCGATTAGTGAATTAAAGAAGTTGATCTGCAAAGAGACAAGGGATCATAACAGCGTAGTTTTTGCTGAAGGTGACAACATTCTCTTTAAAGCACGTTATCAAGTAAGTCTGCTTAATGAGCTTCAAAGAATTTATAAGGATAAAACTGGGTTAACTGGCACTATAGGGTACGGTAAAACGTTACCTGAAGTTGCCTTGGCAATGCGTCTTTCTAAAGCAAAAGGTGGAGATAGTGTTATGGGCATAGCTTTGAAAGATCCTGGAGAAGCAGGTAGTTCAGGTTCAACCGCAGGCTAA